CTTGCCGTACATCTTCGAACGCTTCTGGCGCGCCGACCGCGTACGTTCGCGCGCCTCGGAGCGCGGCGGATTCGGCCTGGGGCTGGCGATCTGTCAGTGGATCGCGCAAGCCCACGGTGGCAGCCTGACCGTTCAGTCGCGCCTGGGGCGGGGGAGCACATTTACGGTGGTGTTGCCGCTGGCCGGTTCACCGGGCTCGGGCATGACTGGTGAGTACGAGTCGATTGTCAACAGTCACAACCATGAAGATTCCGCCAGCGGAATGCTAACTGCGGATTAATCCGATCCTAATGTTCTTTCCATTGCTCGATCATCTTCGCGACGTAGAATCGCCGTAGTCAGTTCCCGGGCCTCTTGTCCGGGCGCTGCGATCCGTAGCCCGCACCCCGGACAAGCGAGATGTTCAACAATCTGATTGAGTCTCAGGCTCAGAAGCAGAAGCGCTTGGGTGGGTCCATCACCTCGATCATCGTCCACACGGCGATCGTTGTTGCCCTCGTGATCGTTACGAAGAATTCGGGCATCATCAACGAGAAGCCGAAGGAAGAAAAGGTCGATTTCGTCGAGGTGAAGAAGGACGAGCCCAAGCCACCTGAGCCGGAAAAGGCCCCGCCGCCGCCCGACGCCGTGGTTGCCCCACCGCCGCCCAAGGGTTTCCAGGTGCTTTCGGCCCCGATCGAAATCCCCAACGTCATCCCCGACATCGATTTGTCCAAGAAGGTCACGGACGAAGCCGACTTCTCGGGTAAGGGTGTCGCCGGTGGTATCGCCAAGGGTGTCGAAGGCG
This region of Gemmatimonas groenlandica genomic DNA includes:
- a CDS encoding energy transducer TonB, which codes for MFNNLIESQAQKQKRLGGSITSIIVHTAIVVALVIVTKNSGIINEKPKEEKVDFVEVKKDEPKPPEPEKAPPPPDAVVAPPPPKGFQVLSAPIEIPNVIPDIDLSKKVTDEADFSGKGVAGGIAKGVEGGKGPVPQGDQPYFDFQVEKPVVMAPGAQGPAYPDMLRTAGIEGTVLAQFVVDTTGRAEMNTFKVLKSDNDLFSNAVKNALQRMRFLPAEVGGRKVKQLVQQPFQFSLNR